The following proteins are encoded in a genomic region of Streptomyces gobiensis:
- a CDS encoding peptidase inhibitor family I36 protein, whose protein sequence is MSRTRPRLIGALMVLALSSPLLGATTATAATATAATAAPDAEAAPSTQALQRAAAQCGRGEICFWRDRDFRGTPWRWMPSNGYRNMPKYLHDNVGSFYANAPGCFIDWKPKERRTVNSGDFSRSYKWGGKFGSRIDAVDRRC, encoded by the coding sequence ATGTCCAGGACGCGACCCCGCCTCATCGGCGCGCTCATGGTTCTCGCACTGAGCAGCCCACTGCTCGGCGCGACCACGGCAACGGCGGCCACGGCAACGGCGGCCACCGCCGCACCGGACGCCGAAGCGGCCCCCAGCACACAGGCCCTCCAGCGCGCGGCCGCCCAGTGCGGCCGCGGGGAGATCTGCTTCTGGCGGGACCGGGACTTCCGCGGCACCCCCTGGCGCTGGATGCCCTCGAACGGCTACCGCAACATGCCGAAGTACCTGCACGACAACGTGGGCTCCTTCTACGCCAACGCTCCCGGCTGCTTCATCGACTGGAAGCCCAAGGAGCGCCGCACGGTGAACTCCGGGGACTTCTCCAGGTCCTACAAGTGGGGCGGCAAGTTCGGCAGCCGCATCGACGCGGTGGACCGCAGGTGCTGA
- a CDS encoding IS5 family transposase (programmed frameshift), whose product MSLTDAQWARIEPLLPDRTPKRGGRWRDHRQVIDAIAFKYRTGTPWMDLPEHFGSWKGAHNRLRKWAADGTWEKVFTALLAQADAEGDLDWVVAVDSTIVRAHQHAAGARPKGAPAGEPDDHALGRSRGGLTTKIHLAADSHCRPLAFVITPGQAGDAPAFPEVMARLRVPRPIGRPRITPDVILADKAYSSRAIRTHLRRRGIRAVIPQPADQAANRKRRGSRGGRPPAFDRDAYKRRNTVERCINRLKQWRGLATRYDKTATIYLAGLHLAAIFIWSAR is encoded by the exons GTGTCGTTGACTGATGCCCAGTGGGCACGGATCGAGCCGTTGTTGCCGGACCGGACTCCGAAGCGGGGCGGACGGTGGCGTGATCACCGCCAGGTGATCGACGCGATCGCGTTCAAGTACCGCACCGGGACACCGTGGATGGACCTGCCCGAGCACTTCGGGTCGTGGAAGGGCGCCCACAACCGCCTGCGGAAGTGGGCCGCCGACGGCACCTGGGAGAAGGTCTTCACCGCCCTGCTCGCCCAGGCCGACGCCGAAGGCGACCTCGACTGGGTCGTCGCGGTCGACTCCACCATCGTCCGAGCCCACCAGCACGCCGCCGGGGCCCGTC CAAAAGGGGCCCCGGCCGGCGAGCCGGACGACCATGCCCTCGGACGCTCCCGCGGCGGACTGACCACCAAGATCCACCTCGCCGCGGACAGCCACTGCCGGCCCCTGGCCTTCGTCATCACGCCTGGCCAGGCAGGTGACGCACCCGCATTCCCCGAGGTCATGGCCCGCTTACGGGTGCCCCGGCCAATCGGCCGGCCCAGGATCACGCCGGACGTGATCCTGGCCGACAAGGCCTACTCATCCCGCGCGATCCGGACCCATCTCCGTCGGCGCGGGATCCGGGCCGTGATCCCGCAGCCCGCCGACCAGGCCGCCAACCGCAAACGCCGCGGCAGCCGCGGCGGCAGACCACCAGCCTTCGACCGCGACGCCTACAAGCGGCGCAACACGGTCGAGCGCTGCATCAACAGACTCAAGCAATGGCGCGGCCTGGCCACCCGCTACGACAAGACCGCCACCATCTACCTCGCCGGACTCCACCTCGCCGCCATCTTCATCTGGTCAGCGAGATGA
- a CDS encoding tetratricopeptide repeat protein gives MSRTPETHVIDFRAAEQLLAAKDPRGAVKLLDSVITAHPENTAARLLRARAFFHGAQLRAAELEFQLVLEREPDNAFAHFALARTLERAGRPAEAKRHFRLAAALDPCPEYRDAAAFND, from the coding sequence ATGTCCCGCACGCCCGAAACGCACGTCATCGACTTCCGCGCCGCTGAGCAGCTGCTCGCGGCCAAGGATCCGCGCGGTGCCGTCAAGCTGCTGGACTCGGTCATCACCGCCCACCCCGAGAACACCGCGGCCCGGCTGCTGCGCGCCCGGGCGTTCTTCCACGGTGCCCAGCTCCGCGCCGCCGAGCTGGAGTTCCAGCTGGTCCTGGAGCGGGAGCCGGACAACGCCTTCGCGCACTTCGCCCTCGCCCGCACTCTGGAGCGGGCGGGCCGCCCCGCTGAGGCCAAGCGCCACTTCCGGCTGGCTGCGGCCCTCGACCCCTGCCCGGAGTACCGGGACGCGGCGGCCTTCAACGACTGA
- a CDS encoding HNH endonuclease family protein: MSRSRTRAAAAAVLAALLLTSCAVEEVAGSDDDAAAPAGSGQAMAALDELTVKGRAPKTGYDRKKFGSPWADTDGNSCNTRDDILQRDLDDVKLRDDDCTADSGTLTDDPYTGTSIPYEKGRSKIDIEHIVALGDAWQKGAHRWDPAKRIALANDPLNLLAVEASANRQKGDADAATWLPSNTSFRCEYIALQIAVKQKYELWVTAAEKRAMSRVLTTCPAQQLPTGDAAPTEAPPRFSAPK, from the coding sequence ATATCGCGTAGCCGTACCCGTGCTGCCGCTGCCGCCGTACTCGCTGCCCTGCTCCTCACCAGCTGTGCCGTGGAGGAGGTGGCCGGATCCGACGATGACGCGGCTGCCCCGGCCGGCTCCGGTCAGGCCATGGCGGCCCTCGATGAACTCACCGTCAAGGGCCGTGCTCCCAAGACCGGTTACGACCGGAAGAAGTTCGGTTCCCCCTGGGCCGACACCGACGGCAACAGCTGCAACACCCGTGACGACATCCTCCAGCGCGACCTCGACGATGTGAAGCTCCGCGACGACGACTGCACGGCCGACTCCGGCACCCTCACCGACGACCCCTACACCGGCACCTCGATCCCCTACGAGAAGGGCCGCAGCAAGATCGACATCGAACATATCGTCGCCCTCGGCGACGCCTGGCAGAAGGGCGCCCACAGGTGGGACCCCGCCAAGCGCATAGCCCTGGCCAACGACCCCCTCAACCTCCTCGCCGTCGAGGCCTCCGCCAACCGCCAGAAGGGCGACGCCGACGCGGCCACCTGGCTCCCCTCCAACACATCCTTCCGCTGCGAGTACATCGCCCTGCAGATCGCGGTGAAGCAGAAGTACGAACTGTGGGTCACCGCCGCCGAGAAGAGGGCCATGTCCCGCGTCCTGACCACCTGCCCGGCCCAGCAGCTCCCCACCGGCGACGCCGCCCCCACCGAAGCCCCACCCCGCTTCAGCGCCCCGAAGTAG
- a CDS encoding alanine/glycine:cation symporter family protein: MDWLNEILEEASGYIWGPFILVPLLLLTGLYLTVMLRGLQFRKFGPAFYLALIKRHEPSEDVQGDITHFQALTTALAATIGIGNIAGVATAFFWGGPGALFWMWLTGLVGMATKYSEAFLGVRFRIKDAGGRMSGGPMRYLRHIPGHVGVFLGIFFAVAAAIAAFGIGNGTQSNTVAGSANSEWGVPTWLTGVVLTVAVGAVVLGGIKAIGRVTAAFVPFMAVFYILSATVLIAANISELPAAFALIFSDAFTGTSAVGGFAGVGVMTAIRYGVARGIFSNESGLGTGAIAAAAAKTTHPTRQGLVSMTQTFIDTLVVVSFTGLAIVVTGVWRAEDIQPGAPMTLAAFSQGLGVWATHLIVVAIIFFAVSTIIGWSYYGDRCMESLWGIRAVMPYRIAFVAMVFVGSVADLETVWVFSDVANGLMALPNLVGLIILAPLVVRETKEYFDDPEKAIERAQQEL; encoded by the coding sequence ATGGACTGGCTCAACGAAATTCTCGAAGAAGCCTCAGGTTATATCTGGGGCCCCTTTATCCTCGTCCCGCTCCTGCTGCTGACAGGGCTCTACCTGACCGTGATGCTGCGCGGGCTCCAGTTCCGGAAATTCGGGCCAGCCTTCTATCTGGCGCTGATCAAGCGTCATGAACCCAGTGAGGACGTCCAGGGCGACATCACACACTTTCAGGCGCTGACCACCGCCCTCGCCGCCACCATCGGCATCGGCAATATCGCCGGTGTCGCCACCGCCTTCTTCTGGGGCGGCCCCGGTGCGCTGTTCTGGATGTGGCTCACGGGTCTGGTTGGTATGGCTACCAAATACTCCGAAGCCTTCCTGGGGGTCCGTTTCCGCATCAAGGACGCCGGTGGGCGGATGAGCGGCGGACCCATGCGGTATCTGCGCCACATTCCGGGACATGTGGGGGTGTTCCTCGGTATCTTCTTCGCCGTCGCCGCCGCGATCGCCGCCTTCGGTATCGGCAACGGCACCCAGTCCAATACGGTGGCCGGTTCGGCCAACTCCGAATGGGGCGTACCGACCTGGCTGACGGGTGTGGTGCTGACCGTCGCCGTGGGGGCGGTCGTCCTCGGCGGCATCAAGGCGATCGGACGCGTTACCGCCGCCTTTGTGCCCTTTATGGCGGTGTTCTACATTCTCAGCGCCACCGTGCTGATCGCCGCGAATATCTCCGAACTCCCGGCGGCCTTCGCCCTGATCTTCTCGGACGCCTTTACCGGCACCTCAGCGGTGGGGGGCTTCGCGGGCGTCGGGGTGATGACGGCCATCCGCTACGGCGTGGCGCGCGGCATCTTCTCCAATGAGTCGGGCCTGGGCACCGGCGCCATCGCGGCGGCCGCCGCCAAAACCACCCATCCCACCCGCCAGGGCCTGGTCTCCATGACTCAGACCTTTATCGACACCCTGGTCGTGGTCAGCTTCACCGGTCTGGCCATCGTTGTCACCGGGGTCTGGCGGGCCGAGGACATCCAGCCGGGCGCCCCGATGACGCTGGCCGCCTTCAGTCAGGGCCTGGGCGTCTGGGCGACCCATCTCATCGTCGTCGCCATCATCTTCTTCGCCGTCTCCACCATCATCGGCTGGAGCTACTACGGCGACCGGTGCATGGAGAGTCTGTGGGGCATCCGAGCGGTGATGCCCTACCGGATCGCGTTTGTAGCGATGGTGTTCGTCGGTTCGGTGGCGGATCTGGAGACGGTATGGGTGTTCTCCGATGTCGCCAACGGTCTGATGGCCCTGCCGAACCTCGTCGGACTGATCATTCTGGCGCCGCTGGTGGTCCGGGAGACCAAGGAGTACTTCGATGATCCGGAGAAGGCGATCGAACGGGCTCAGCAAGAACTCTGA
- a CDS encoding NB-ARC domain-containing protein — translation MTDETRNSMGGQARAETVIQAGRIDALHQHVHAAAPDPSSRDVNPPSYQLPAERAHFHDRDAEQARIFQAVQALTSQPGRTVRPLIISVTGMGGVGKSALGVRTGHRLENCHTEGALYIDLDDLRRDGSVEISDVLAELLRSLHVREPWLERSFAARTRQYRELTAGRRLVVILDNVRHVDEVEQLLPVSAESVVVAISHHQLHDLYSALTVPLGPFSDEDAVVLLQRIADDSRLTTEPETAIQLARLCGGLPAALHVAGEWIRRHRRRRPARLVAELAAELDEKGLPVVEAVWDAAYQDLSPSAARLYRLLAEHPGPDFTEQAAAAVLGEGADAAADALDELETASLLESGERLRMHALLRAHAHRRARQHGDAAEAGQARRRIVRWYRRQAERADVLMSRQRMRLAKPVPELPYAPDVPLGSTADAARWLDAERLVLYGCVRLAYDAEDDTDAWSLCEPLWTHFMDHRRYADAIDAFRTGLAAAQRAEHLPAQVRMRCQLARPLWEVGRWEEARRELAPAVRAVEAGMLAGERKLCASTLEFRGKLRSAGGDWAGAVEDFTASRRIHEEIGNAYGVLLQTHLLGKATAQLGELERAAELLSRAHQMAREQRRERMTGRTAFELSKVLRRIGNRTDRGRAIELAEEALASAQRRGSDFEETRVRLVLAELAEEAGDEETAGAHRAAVRAIEERVGKPRQP, via the coding sequence GTGACAGATGAGACGCGGAACAGCATGGGCGGTCAGGCCAGGGCTGAGACGGTCATTCAGGCCGGGCGGATCGACGCGCTCCACCAGCATGTGCACGCAGCCGCGCCAGATCCTTCGTCCCGCGATGTCAATCCGCCGTCATATCAGTTGCCGGCCGAGAGAGCGCACTTCCACGACCGCGACGCCGAGCAGGCCAGGATCTTCCAGGCCGTCCAGGCGCTCACGAGCCAGCCAGGCCGGACCGTACGCCCCTTGATCATCTCGGTCACCGGAATGGGCGGCGTAGGAAAGAGCGCACTCGGGGTGCGCACAGGCCACAGGCTTGAGAACTGCCACACCGAAGGCGCCCTTTATATCGACCTGGACGACCTGCGACGCGACGGGTCGGTGGAGATCTCGGACGTCCTGGCGGAGCTGCTGCGCTCACTCCATGTGCGAGAACCCTGGCTGGAGCGGAGCTTCGCCGCCCGTACCAGGCAGTACCGTGAGCTCACCGCGGGCAGGCGGCTGGTCGTCATCCTCGACAACGTCCGCCACGTCGACGAGGTTGAGCAGTTGCTGCCCGTCTCCGCCGAGAGCGTCGTGGTCGCCATCAGCCACCACCAGCTGCACGATCTGTACAGCGCCCTGACCGTTCCCCTTGGCCCGTTCAGCGACGAGGACGCGGTCGTGCTGCTCCAGCGTATCGCCGACGATTCCCGGCTCACCACGGAGCCGGAGACCGCGATCCAGCTCGCCCGGCTCTGCGGCGGTCTGCCCGCCGCCCTCCATGTGGCGGGGGAGTGGATTCGCCGGCACCGCCGACGCCGCCCTGCGCGGCTGGTGGCCGAACTCGCCGCCGAGCTGGACGAGAAAGGGCTGCCCGTGGTGGAAGCGGTGTGGGACGCGGCGTACCAGGACCTCAGCCCATCCGCCGCCCGGCTGTACCGGCTGCTGGCTGAACACCCCGGCCCGGACTTCACCGAGCAGGCGGCAGCCGCCGTACTCGGTGAAGGGGCGGACGCCGCCGCCGACGCGCTCGACGAGCTGGAGACGGCCAGCTTGCTGGAAAGCGGTGAGCGCCTCCGTATGCACGCGCTGCTGAGGGCACACGCGCACCGCCGCGCCCGGCAGCATGGCGACGCGGCGGAGGCCGGACAGGCACGCCGCCGCATCGTGCGCTGGTACCGGCGGCAGGCCGAACGGGCCGATGTGCTCATGTCCAGGCAGCGGATGCGCTTGGCGAAGCCCGTGCCCGAGCTCCCGTACGCACCGGATGTGCCCTTGGGGAGCACAGCGGACGCGGCTCGCTGGCTGGACGCGGAGCGGCTGGTGCTGTACGGCTGCGTACGGCTCGCCTACGACGCCGAGGACGACACCGACGCCTGGTCGCTGTGCGAGCCGCTGTGGACTCACTTCATGGACCACCGCCGCTACGCCGACGCCATCGACGCCTTCCGCACCGGCCTGGCGGCGGCCCAGCGGGCGGAACACCTCCCCGCACAGGTGCGGATGCGTTGTCAACTGGCACGCCCGCTGTGGGAGGTCGGACGGTGGGAGGAGGCCCGGCGGGAGCTGGCACCCGCGGTGCGGGCGGTGGAGGCCGGAATGCTGGCGGGGGAACGCAAGCTGTGTGCCTCGACGCTGGAGTTCCGCGGCAAGCTGCGCTCCGCGGGCGGCGACTGGGCGGGCGCCGTCGAGGACTTCACGGCGTCCCGGCGGATCCATGAGGAGATCGGGAACGCCTACGGGGTGCTGCTGCAGACTCATCTGCTCGGCAAGGCCACCGCCCAGCTGGGCGAACTGGAGCGCGCCGCCGAGCTGCTGTCGCGGGCCCATCAGATGGCACGGGAACAGCGGCGCGAACGGATGACCGGCCGTACCGCCTTCGAGCTGAGCAAGGTGCTGCGCCGGATCGGCAACCGGACCGACCGGGGACGGGCCATCGAGCTGGCCGAGGAAGCCCTGGCCAGCGCCCAGCGGCGCGGCTCCGACTTCGAGGAGACCCGCGTACGCCTGGTGCTCGCCGAGCTGGCCGAGGAGGCGGGAGACGAGGAGACGGCCGGTGCACACCGTGCGGCGGTGCGGGCCATCGAGGAGCGCGTGGGCAAGCCGCGCCAGCCATAG
- the coaE gene encoding dephospho-CoA kinase yields MVKVGLTGGIGSGKSEVSRLLASYGAVIIDADRIAREVVEPGTSGHAAVVAEFGTDILQDDGWIDRPQLGRIVFSDPEKLRVLNAIVHPRVGARSAELESAAGDDAVVVHDVPLLAENDLAALYDVVVVVDAAPETQLDRLVRLRGMTPEEARSRMAAQASREQRLAIADLVIDNNGPLDALEPQVRKVWEQLCERA; encoded by the coding sequence ATGGTGAAAGTGGGACTGACCGGGGGCATCGGCTCGGGCAAGAGTGAGGTGTCGCGGTTGCTGGCGTCGTACGGCGCCGTGATCATCGACGCGGACCGCATCGCCCGGGAGGTCGTGGAGCCGGGTACCTCAGGGCATGCCGCGGTGGTGGCCGAGTTCGGTACGGACATCCTGCAGGATGACGGCTGGATCGACCGCCCACAGCTGGGCCGTATCGTCTTCAGCGACCCGGAGAAGCTCCGCGTGCTCAACGCCATCGTCCACCCACGGGTCGGCGCCCGCTCCGCGGAGCTGGAGAGCGCGGCGGGGGATGACGCCGTGGTGGTCCACGATGTCCCTCTCCTCGCGGAGAACGACCTGGCGGCGCTCTACGACGTGGTCGTGGTCGTCGACGCCGCCCCGGAGACCCAGTTGGACCGGCTGGTGCGGCTGCGCGGTATGACGCCGGAGGAGGCCCGCTCCCGGATGGCCGCCCAGGCAAGCCGCGAGCAGCGGCTGGCCATCGCTGACTTGGTCATCGACAACAACGGCCCGCTTGACGCGCTCGAACCTCAGGTCCGCAAGGTCTGGGAACAGCTTTGCGAGCGCGCCTGA
- a CDS encoding RNA polymerase sigma factor translates to MRTGGVCDGDAEADSNQSFDTVFCSLLPRLYRRATLLSGGTHSAEDLVHDTYLKLAARPGRLPAHPEPYAYAFATLMSVVRDAWRRDRKHVLVADVDVAQGGWDGGLEQRTAELETIRLLGQLSVRQAGVVILVDLDGYTIDQAASILRVHRGTAARQRTRALDKLRRVLNVPEGQGRSA, encoded by the coding sequence TTGCGAACGGGCGGGGTCTGCGATGGGGATGCTGAAGCCGACTCGAATCAGTCCTTCGATACGGTCTTCTGCTCGCTGCTGCCCCGGCTCTACCGCAGAGCCACCCTGCTGTCCGGGGGGACGCACTCGGCGGAGGACCTGGTGCATGACACTTATCTGAAGCTCGCCGCCCGGCCGGGGCGGCTGCCCGCGCACCCGGAGCCGTACGCCTACGCTTTCGCGACGCTGATGAGCGTCGTACGGGATGCCTGGCGGCGGGACCGCAAGCATGTGCTGGTGGCCGATGTGGATGTGGCGCAGGGCGGCTGGGACGGCGGGCTGGAGCAGCGGACCGCCGAACTGGAGACGATACGGCTGCTGGGGCAGTTGTCGGTCCGGCAGGCGGGAGTGGTCATTCTGGTCGACCTCGACGGGTACACCATCGACCAGGCCGCGAGCATTCTGCGGGTTCACCGGGGGACGGCCGCCCGTCAGCGGACCCGGGCGCTGGACAAGCTCCGGCGCGTTCTCAATGTGCCGGAAGGGCAGGGTCGGTCGGCATGA
- a CDS encoding translation initiation factor 2, whose product MLFAVRTATALHRLLDIRPALAGDRRIEPFFTLVPGSDFSADALAALDGLGARCVPWDEAVESAYGLILAASPNGDLQRLNGPLALLPHGAGFSKRLPYTRGDDSANGLNPAQLLRDGRPLADLHTLAHPHQLTRLAADCPAATAPATVVGDPTLDRLLESQPRRDRYREALGTGGRRLIALVSTWGEQSLFWRRPELPRRLVTELPYDAYQVALALHPNEHSHAGRFTLNQQLAPALNAGLVLANPYEEWGAVLVAADCVITDHGSTALYAAALDRPLVNAYDDGDELLPGTPMAELLERTPYLDDRAPYEAQLDAALADQRPGAGRTLAASAFAEQNRSLERLREHLYRLLGLAPPPWPVEPSPLPVPAARAHHPVTAFTVDTEVHGDEIRVVRRPASGPAGRHLAAEEDLAGLRHVQSAGLLFRRADGALSPGTADGWTARTLDAYPGCRTAAAALTAHHYALRARYVRDGALLSARIEEPTARDSAAVLSGLHAWLAADPHPVLPARVRCVVAGQAVAVRLALASDDQVPAAS is encoded by the coding sequence GTGCTGTTTGCCGTGCGGACGGCGACCGCGCTGCACCGGCTCCTCGATATCCGGCCCGCGCTCGCCGGGGACCGGCGGATTGAGCCCTTCTTCACCCTCGTCCCCGGTTCCGACTTCAGCGCCGACGCGCTCGCCGCCCTCGACGGTCTGGGAGCCCGGTGCGTGCCCTGGGACGAAGCGGTCGAGAGCGCGTACGGCCTCATTCTGGCCGCCAGCCCCAATGGGGACCTGCAGCGTCTCAACGGGCCGCTGGCTCTCCTGCCCCACGGCGCGGGCTTCAGCAAGCGCCTCCCGTATACGCGCGGCGACGACTCCGCCAACGGCCTGAATCCCGCCCAGCTCCTGCGCGACGGCCGTCCGCTCGCCGACCTCCACACGCTGGCCCACCCCCACCAGCTCACCCGGCTCGCCGCCGACTGCCCTGCCGCGACGGCCCCTGCCACGGTGGTGGGCGACCCGACGCTCGACCGCCTCCTTGAGTCACAGCCGCGCCGGGACCGGTACCGCGAAGCGCTCGGCACCGGCGGGCGACGGCTCATCGCGCTCGTCTCCACCTGGGGAGAGCAGTCGCTCTTCTGGCGGCGTCCCGAGCTTCCCCGGCGGCTGGTGACCGAGCTCCCGTACGACGCGTATCAGGTGGCGCTCGCCCTCCATCCCAACGAACACAGCCACGCCGGACGGTTCACGCTCAACCAGCAGCTGGCGCCCGCGCTCAACGCCGGTCTGGTGCTGGCGAATCCGTACGAGGAGTGGGGCGCCGTGCTGGTCGCCGCCGACTGTGTGATCACCGATCACGGCTCGACCGCCCTGTACGCCGCCGCTCTCGACCGGCCGCTGGTGAACGCGTACGACGACGGTGACGAGCTGCTGCCCGGCACCCCGATGGCTGAGCTGCTGGAGCGCACCCCGTACTTGGATGACCGTGCCCCGTACGAAGCTCAGCTCGACGCCGCCCTCGCCGACCAGCGCCCGGGTGCGGGGCGTACGCTCGCCGCTTCCGCCTTCGCCGAGCAGAACCGTTCCCTGGAACGGCTACGGGAACATCTCTACCGGTTGCTCGGTCTCGCCCCGCCGCCCTGGCCGGTGGAGCCAAGTCCGCTCCCTGTACCCGCCGCCCGGGCCCACCACCCGGTGACGGCCTTCACCGTGGACACGGAGGTCCACGGTGACGAGATACGGGTCGTACGCCGCCCCGCCTCCGGTCCGGCGGGCCGCCATCTGGCGGCCGAGGAGGATCTGGCCGGGCTGCGGCATGTGCAGAGCGCCGGGCTGCTCTTCCGTCGCGCGGACGGCGCCCTGTCCCCGGGCACCGCCGACGGCTGGACCGCGCGCACCCTCGATGCCTACCCGGGCTGCCGTACGGCCGCCGCAGCGCTCACCGCCCACCACTACGCGCTGCGGGCCAGGTACGTACGGGACGGGGCGCTGCTGTCAGCGCGGATCGAGGAGCCGACAGCGCGGGACTCCGCCGCTGTGCTGAGCGGGCTGCACGCGTGGCTGGCCGCAGACCCGCATCCGGTGCTTCCGGCCCGCGTCCGCTGTGTGGTCGCGGGTCAGGCCGTCGCTGTCAGGCTGGCACTGGCCTCGGATGACCAGGTACCGGCGGCCAGCTGA
- a CDS encoding PAC2 family protein has protein sequence MLEARELYEWEPSGLRAVDEIIDHGVGAGLVMLYHFEGFIDAGDTGEQIVHRLLDGQPHLTVARFDIDRLIDYRARRPVMTFRRDRWVAYETPRLELRLVHDATGAPFLLLSGPEPDVQWELFTSAVREMVERLGVRLAVTFHGIPMGVPHTRPVGLTPHGNRAELVPGHQGLFDEAQVPGSAAALLELRLTESGHDVLGVAAHVPHYIARSTYPDAALVAVEAITSATGLVLPGVAHTLRTEAHRTQNEIERQLAEGDEELVSVVRGLEQQYDAIAGAAARGNLVAEPAELPSADELGDVFERFLADREREGGGDAER, from the coding sequence GTGCTGGAAGCGCGCGAGTTGTACGAATGGGAGCCCAGCGGGCTCCGGGCGGTCGACGAGATCATCGACCACGGCGTCGGCGCCGGGCTGGTGATGCTTTACCACTTCGAGGGCTTCATCGACGCCGGCGACACCGGCGAGCAGATCGTCCACCGGCTGCTGGACGGCCAGCCCCATCTGACCGTCGCCCGCTTCGACATCGACCGCCTCATCGACTACCGGGCGCGACGGCCCGTGATGACCTTCCGGCGGGACCGGTGGGTCGCGTATGAGACACCCCGGCTGGAGCTGCGCCTCGTCCACGATGCGACGGGCGCGCCGTTCCTGCTGCTCTCCGGCCCGGAGCCCGATGTGCAGTGGGAGCTGTTCACCTCCGCCGTGCGGGAAATGGTCGAGCGGCTCGGGGTGCGGCTCGCGGTCACCTTCCACGGCATCCCCATGGGCGTCCCGCACACCCGCCCCGTCGGCCTCACCCCGCATGGCAACCGTGCCGAGCTGGTGCCCGGCCATCAGGGCCTGTTCGATGAGGCCCAGGTGCCCGGCAGCGCCGCCGCGCTGCTGGAGCTGCGGCTCACCGAGTCCGGACACGATGTGCTGGGCGTCGCCGCCCACGTGCCGCACTACATCGCCCGCTCCACCTACCCTGACGCCGCCCTGGTCGCCGTCGAGGCGATTACGTCAGCGACCGGCCTGGTTCTCCCGGGCGTCGCCCACACACTGCGCACCGAGGCACACAGGACGCAGAATGAGATTGAGCGCCAGCTCGCCGAGGGCGATGAGGAGCTGGTCTCGGTCGTCCGCGGCCTTGAGCAGCAGTACGACGCCATCGCCGGGGCAGCCGCCCGCGGCAATCTCGTCGCCGAGCCCGCGGAGCTGCCCTCCGCCGATGAACTCGGCGATGTCTTCGAGCGGTTCCTCGCCGACCGCGAACGCGAGGGCGGCGGCGATGCCGAGCGGTGA